From the Natronoarchaeum philippinense genome, the window AACGCCACCGGCGCGTGGGCCGACCAGTTGGGATCGATGGCCGGCGTCGACCTCGACATGAAGCCGACGCGCGGCGTCATGATCGGCGTCGAGTATTCCGATCTAGGTCCCGTACTCAACCGCTGTCGGCCGCCGGACGACGGCGACATCGTCGTTCCCCACGGCGAGCAAGTCGTGCTCGGCACCACGAGCGTCGCCGTCGAGGATCCCGACGACTACGAGCAGGCCGAGTGGGAGGTAGAGCGCACCGTCGAGGAGTGTGCGGCGATGCTCCCGTCGGTCGCCGACGCCGAACAGACCCGCACCTACTGGGGCGTCCGCCCGCTGTACGGCCCCGAGGAGGACGAACTCGGCGACGAGCGCGGCATCTCGCGGGGCTTTTTCGTCGTCGACCACGCCGACCGCGACGGGCTCGACGGGTTCACCAGCGTCGTCGGCGGCAAGCTCACGACTCACCGGCTGATGGCCGAGGCCGCCGTCGACCACATCGCCGAACGCCTCGGCGTCGACGCCGCCTGCCGGACCGCAGAAGAGCAGCTAACGGCTCACGACGATCCGGACCGACTCGACGCGCTGGTCGAGGAGTTCGACGCCGCCGGCCCGGCCGATGCGGACGTGGTCGGCAGGCGGTAGAAGACGACTCTTTTCGTCGGGTGTGCGCGCTTTCCTCGCGGCGTCGCCGCTCGGCCAAAAAATCGCTCGCTCGCTCCCTCGCGGAGGAGCAATAGGACCGCTACTGGAACTCCTCGATCAACGCCGGCACCACGTCGAAGAGGTCGTCGACGATGCCGTAGTCCGCGATGTCGAAGATCGGCGCGCTCGGATCGTTGTTGATCGCAACGATCGTATCCGAGCCCTTCATGCCGGCGACGTGCTGGACGGCGCCGGAGATGCCGACCGCGATGTACACGTCGGGGGTGACGACCTTGCCCGACTGGCCGACCTGCCGGTTCTTGGGGAGCCAGCCGTTGTCGACGATCGGTCGGGACGACGACAGCGTCGCGTCCAAGGCGTCGGCCAGATCGCGCACGAGGTCGAGGTTCTCCTCTTCTTCGATACCGCGACCGACCGAGACGAGCACGTCGGCCTCGCTGATGTCGACATCACCGCCGCCGACCTCCTCGAACCCGCGGACCGACGAGGTGATCGCGTCATCGTCGATGTCGACCTCGAACGTCTCGATTTCGGCGTCGCCGCGGCCCTCGGCGGCCGGCCACTCGCCGCCGCGGATCGTCGCCACGACGCCGTCGGTCGCGTCGACCTCGCAGGTGGTTGCAACCTTCGAGCCGTACATCTCGCGTTCGGCCCGCAACGTGTCGCCGTCGATCGAGAGGTCGATCGCGTCCGAGACGTACGGCAGTCCGAGCGCGGAGGCGACCGCGGGCGCGTAGTCGAGCCCGTTGACGCTGTTGGGCGCGAGCACGACCGCGGGATCGACATCGGCGGCGAGCTGTTCGACCGCTTGCAGGGAGATGTCGTGGTTGAACTCCTCGCCTTCCGGCACGGTGAGCACGCGATCGACGCCCTCGCGGTCGAGCTTCTCGGCGAACTCCCCGACGGCGCCGCCGATCACGGCGACGTGGAGGTCGCCGCCGGTCTGGTCGGCGAGCGCGCGCCCCGCCGTGACGAGTTCGTAGCTCACGTCCCGGAGGTCGCCGCGTCGGTGTTCGGCGACGGCGAGTACGTCGCTCATTCGGCGCTCACCCCTTTGTCACGGAGGACACCCGCAAGTTTGGCCGCGCTCTCTCCGGCGTCGCCCTCGAACAGCTCGGCGTCGCTGTCGGTTTCGGGGACGAACATGTCGGTCACGGCGAGACTGCTGTCGGCCGCCGCGGCGCCGAGGTCGAGGTCCTCGAGCGTCTGCACGTCGAGTTCCTTGGATTGGGCCTGTCGGATGCCCCGCAGGCTCGCGTACCGGGGCTCGTTGATCCCGGTCTGGATCGTCAGGACGGCCGGAAGCTCGACATCGGTCAGCTCTTCGACGCCGCCTTCGAGTTCGCGACGGACCGACGCCACGTCAGCGCCGGGTTCCAGATCGAGGTTGTTGACGACGGCCGCCCAGCCGTAGCCGACGCGCTCGGCCAGCGCAACGCCCGTGCCGCCGAAGGCGTCGTCCTCGGCTTGGACGCCCGTCAACACTAGGTCGGGCTCTTCGGCCTCGACGACGCCTTCGAGAATCTCGGCTTTCGAGCCCACGTCGAGCGTCTCGGCGTCGGCCAGCGCGTCGTCCCAGACTCGGATCGCCCGGTCGGCGCCTTTCGCCAGCGCCATCCGGATCGTCTCCTCGCTGCGCTCGGGGCCGATCGTCGCCGTGACGACCTCGACATCGTCGCCGGCTTCGGCGAGCTGTACGGCCGCCTCGATGGCGTAGTCGTCCCACTCGTTGAGGTCGTACTCCCGGTACTGCTCACCGATTTCCGTCCCCTCGATCTCGAAGTCGTCCGCGACCGTCGCCACTTCCTTGACGGTGACCAGAATCTTCATCATTATACGTTGGACGGAGCACCCGCTAAATGGTTTTGAAACCTGTAATCCGTCGTGAAACGTTGTCCCAGCGCCACCGATGTCGGCGCCGCAGCGGAATCGCGGGCGTCACTCGCCGTCGGTAACGTCCTCGTCTGGCAGGCTGATCAGGTTCTCGCGGCCGATTCGAAGCTTGTCGACGCGGTCGTCGTCGTCCATCGCCGACAGCAGCTGGGACACCTTGGCGTTCGACCAGCCGGTTTCGGTGACGATCGACGCCTGTTTCATCCGACCGCCGTTCTGCTGGAGGAGTCGCTCGACGCGTTCCTCGTCGCTGAGCAGTTCGGGGTCGACTTGGTCGGCGTCCTCGTCGTCAGCATCGGTCACAGCCTGTTCAGCCCCAGAAGCTGTGGCGGCCGTGCTTGCGCTCTCGGCCGTTGCTCTGCCGCCGCCGGCTTCGGTCGTCCCGCTCTCCGGCGCCGCTTCGTCGGCGGGCGAGGGAGTTGGATCGGCATCATCGACATCGGTGCTCGCCTGCGACCGGGCTTCGCCGCCGTCGCCGGCCGCGACCGAACTGCCATCGGCGTCGGCGAGCGAGTCGACGTACGCCATCACGTCCTCGCGCCGGAGGTCGGACGCGTACCAAGCGACGGCGAGCCCGAGCAGGACGGCCAGTAGCCCGCCCCCGACCAGCGGCGCCGTTCCGAGGGAGGGGTCCGGTCCCGGGGGATCCGGCCCGCCGGTGTCACCCGTGGGCACGTACGTCGCCTCGATGTCGCCCGCATCGAACGACGTGGGACCGGTCCACGCTGCGGTGCCGCTGTCGACGCCGCCGTCGGGCGAAGTACCGAAGTTCCACGAGTCGAAGGCGTAGCCGGGCGGCGCGGCGATGACGAGGCGCTGCCCCGCTTCGAGCCGGGGCAGCCACGTTCCCGTCTCGGTCTGGAACGCGTCGCCCAGCACGACGTTCTCACCCTCGACCTGCGCGAAGTTCGTCCACGTGAACGAAAACGAGAGGTAGCCGGTCTCGTTGGCGAGGCGGGCCGAGTGGTTCACGTCGGTAATCGACATCTCGCGGCCGGTCGCCGCCGACGCGTTGGCAACGAACGGCTCGAAGGTCTCGGTCGAATACCCAGCCTCGGCGTGACCGGCCTCGTGCTCGCGGGCGAGATCGTTGAACGATTCGCGCTCGTCGGGCGTGTCGATGCCGTGAATCCGCGTCGTCGCGGTCCAGCGCGCGTCGCCATCGGCGGTGAGGTTGATCCGGAACACCTGCCTGAGCTCGGTCTGGTTAGTGCCGTCGCTCTGGATGGCGGTCGACCCCGCCAGCTGCGACGTGCCGTCGGCACTGCCGGGTATGCCCGGACTAGCCGCCGCTGTGGGTGCGACGAGGAGGGCGAACAACAGCGGGACGATCAGGAGGGCGGCGCGAACCCGCATACCCTCCCTTGCTGACTGGGGCAAGAAAATCCTTTTCATCGGGTTACACCGCCAGCACTAGCTATAAAACGTCTCACGGGCTCTCAGGTGCTCGCAGTGGCGCTACTCGCTGGAGAATTCGGGCCGACCGAGCCACCTAAAGAGTAGTAGAGGCGGCGAATTTTTGTATAAGAGGAGCATACCCTGCTGACATGACGCGTCTCCGCGCGGTGGTCTTTGCAGCCCTCCTCGTACTGTCGCTCCCTGCGGCCTCGGTCGCAGGGCCGGCAGCGCCGGCGGTACCTGACACAGGCGACGCGACGCCGACGGCAGAGCCACGGCTCGACGCCCTCACGATCAGCAGCTCGGGCAGCGGCGTCTCGTGGGTGACGGTCGGCGGCGACACGAGCACGTCGTACGCCGGAGCGAGCGCCGGCATCGGGAGTTCGCTGGGCGACGCCGACGCCGAACTGCGCGCGGCGTTCGCCGCCACTCGGATCGAGAACAGCTACGGCGCCGCGGCGTCGGACGCCGGGCGACAGAGAATCATCAACCAATCCGTCGACGACATCAAAGCGACCATCGGCGAGCTACACGAACGGGAGCAGGCTGCCGCACAGCGGTACGCCCGCGGCGAGATCACAGGCGCCGAGTTCCTCTCGACGATCGGCCGGATCCACGCCGAAGCGACGGCGTTGGAAACGCGTGTTAACACGGTTACCGAGCTCGCGTCGGACGAGCGAGCCCGCGACATCCGCCTCAACGGACAGCTGGCCCGCTTCCAGACGCCGATGCGGGCTGACATCGCCGCGGCGCTGGAAGGCGACCGGGGGCCGGTCGAAGACATCCGGATCGCGTCGAACGGAAGCAACGTGGTGATGGATCGGATCGTCGGATCGGAGTACCGCCGCGAATCCGTCCAGTACGATAGCTACGTCAACGACGGGCCGATCAGGTTCGAGAGCCTGCTCGACGTGACCGACGGGATGGACGTCAGCGAGCGCGGCGCGGAGCTGTACCCGTGGATCTACTCGAACAGCCGCAACGACAACTCCCACCGATGGTACAACTCGCTGATGTGGGTCCGAATCGAGCACGATCGAGGGACCTTACAGACGTTCCTCGACGGCACCACCCGTGATGTCGTGCTGGAGTACCACGAACTCGATGTCAGCGACCTCGAAACGTCGCCGACGGTGAGCAACACGGCAAACGGCATCAAGGTCGCGGCGCACCGTGTTCCCGACGGTGGGCCGGTCCGGGTTAACGTGACGACGCCCGACGGCGCCGCGCTCGACGCCAACGTGACCATCGATGACCACACCGTTGCTGTCGGCGACGACGGAACGGAATGGATTCCGGCACGCTCGGGACCGGTGTCGGTCACCGCCACGGTCGGGGGCGACTCGGTGACAGTTGAGAACAAGACGGCGACGGTGACGGTCCGGTAGCCACGTTTCACACTACTGCGTTCTGAAGGAGAGAGCACCCGCGCTAGCAGAGCCGATCGTCGGCGTCTCGGTCCACAGGTTCATATCGGAAAGCGCCGCGAGTGGCGCCCGTGACGCGTCGAGGTGTCGCTCCCGTAGTTGGTGTCGCGCTGCTCGTGTTCGTCAGCGTCGCGCTCGCTGCTGTCGTCGCCGGCGGGCTGGCGGCCGTCGACGCCGACGGCCCGCCGGCACAGGCAGCGCTGGCGGTCGATGTCGACACAGAGGCCGACGAAATCACAGTGAGCCACGGCGGAGGGAGCACACTTGACCCAGAGGCAGTCTCGGTCAGCATCACGGTAAACGGCAGCGCGCTAGCGCAGCAGCCACCGGTGCCGTTTTTCTCTGCAAACGGGTTCGTTTCGGGGCCGACGGGACCGTTCAATCCGGCGTGGAGCGGCGACTGGGGCGCGGGCGAATCGGCGTCGCTACGGATCGCCGGCACGAACGCGCCGGGCGGGATCGACCCCGGAGCGACCGTCGACGTTGTCGTCCGCGTCGACGGTCAGATACTGGCGGAGCGAAGCGTCGCGGCCGAGTGACGCCCTGTCGCTACTCGGGCACGCGGGCGACGGTGACGATGGCTACGTCGGGTTTGTGGGATGGCCCCATCAGACGGTGTTCGATCTCCTCGTAGCCCGCGCGCGAGAACATCCGATCCGCCTCGTCGGCGTCGTAAAACAGCATGATCGCGTCCGCGACCTTCTGTCCGATCGTACTCTTGGGGTTGTTCGGCCCGACGATCAGCACCTGTCCGCCCGGCTTCACGACGCGCCGGAACTCGCGCAGCGCCATCACGGGGTTCGGCCAGTACTCGATCGATCCCGAGGACCAGAGCACGTCGAAGCTGTCGGTCTGATAGGGAAGTCGCTCGGCGTCGCCGCGCGCGAACTGCACGGGGTCGTGCTTGCCGAGTTTCGCCCACGCTTTCTCCATCTGGTGGACGCTCTGGTCGAGTCCATGCACGTTGTCAGAGTGCTCCAGCAGTCCCTCGGTCGCAAAGCCGGTACCCGATCCCACGTCGAGCACGCGGTCGTCGGCGTCGATGTCGAGCATGCCGATCGCCTCGTCGCGCATCCGTTCGTTCCAGACGAACGGGTTGACGCGGTCGTACACTTGCGAGAGGTACTTGTAGAACAGCCGTGCGCGCCGCTTGTTCTCGAGAACGCCCATTGGACGGGGATTAGGGCTACCGGATCATAATGCTGACCGTTTGGGCCGACGGTTGGCGGTGCTCGTCCCGCGACACCTTTCGCAACTACCTTATACGCCCCTTTGCAAAGTTCCGCCTGATAATAGATATGCCGAGGCCAGAGGTTCTCGACCGAATACAGACGGCCGAAGACGAAGCTGACGAGATCGTCGCGGAGGCCGAGGCGGATCGGGACGACCGCATCGCCGAGGCCCGCGAGCGCGCCGAGGAGATCCGCGAGCAAGCGGACGCCGAGGCCCGCCAACTGAAAGACGAGCGACTCTCGGAGGCCCGCGAAGAACTGTCCGAGGAGCGCGAGGAGATCCTCGAAGAAGGACGCCAGCAGCGCGACCAACTCGCCGAGAAGGCAAGCGGACGTGAAGACGAGGTGGTCGAACACGTCCTCGAGGTGTTCACGGAGGCGGTGCATGCTCAGACCTGAGCGGATGAGCAAGGTGTCGGTGGCCGGCTCGCGCGCGGTCATGAAGCCAGTCATCGACGCGATCCACGACCTCAACCTAGTCCACCTCAGTGACTACGACGGCTCGTGGGAGGGCTTCGACAACGGCGACCCGGCCGCGGGCGCCGAGGCGGCGTCGGAGAAGCTGGTCACCGTCCGTTCGCTCCAGAGCATCCTCGGCGTCGAAGACGAGGACGCCGGCCCGAGCCGGATCGTCGACGACGAGGCGCTCGACGAGGAGCTCGCGGAGATCCAGTCGGAGGTCAACGAACTCGACGACCGACGCAGTGAGCTTCGAGACGAACTCCGCGAGGTCGACGACCGCATCAGCTCGATGGCGCCGTTTGCCGAGCTCGGGATCGACCTCGATCTGCTCGGCGGCTACGACACGCTTGACGTGCGTGTCGGCGAAGGTGACGAGGAGGCGCTCCGCGCCGCCCTCGCCGACGCCGACAGCGTCGACGAGTTCGAGCTGTTCGGCGGCGACGGCGACGTCGTCGCGGCCTTCGTCTACCCTGCTGATGACGCAGGCGAGGGCGCGCTCGACGACGCGCTCGTCGGCGTCGACTTCGCCGAGCTCGACGTGCCCGACGCGGAGGGCAGCCCCGAGGAGTATCTCGAAGAACTGCGCCACCGCAAACAGCAGCTCGAATCGAAGCTCGACTCGATCGAGAGCGAGCTCGAAGAGATCAAAGTCGACGCAGCGGGCTTCCTGCTGGCCGCCGAAGAGAAGCTGTCCATCGAGGTCCAGCAGACCGAAGCGCCCCTGCAGTTTGCGACGACCGAGCGCGCGTTCGTCGCCGAAGGCTGGGTGCCGACCGATCGCTACGACGATCTGGTCGCCGCGCTCGACGACGCCGTCGGCGATCGCGTCGAGGTCGAAGAGCTCGAACGCGCCGAGTACACCGAGGACGGCCACGCGGCCCACACCGAGGAAGTCGACCACGACGACGCCGAGGACGACGCCGCGGCGGCGTCGACCGGCGACGCCGAAGAAGAGCCGCCCAAGGCGGCTACGGATGGTGGGACCGCCACCGCAACGGCAGCCGGCTCATCGAGCGCGGTCACGATGGCCGACGACCCGCCGGTGATTCAGGACAACGTCAAGGCGGCCCAACCGTTCGAGTTCCTGCTCGAGATGATCAACCGGCCGAAATACTCCGAGCTGGACCCGACGCTCATCCTGCTGTTGACGTTCCCGGCGTTCTACGGGTTCATGCTGGGCGATCTGGGCTACGGCCTGCTGTATATCGGCGTCGGCTACCTGCTCTATAGCCGCTTCGAGGACGACGTGTTCCGCAGCCTCGGTGCGATCGGCATGTGGGCTGGCGGCTTCACGGCGCTGTTCGGCGTGCTGTACGGTGAGATGTTCGGGATGCACTTCCTCGGAGAGATCGTGTTCCCGAGCGGAAGCCCGCCGATGCACAAGGGGCTCCAGCCTGCCTTTAGCTACTACGGACAGGCGTGGCTGGTTGCGAGCCTGCTGCTTGGCTTGCTCCATCTCACGATCGGCTACGTGTTCGGGTTCATCAACGATCTCGACCACGGCGTCGTCGAGTCCTATCTCGAACATGGCTCGTGGGCGACGTTGATGATCGGGCTGTGGACGTGGGTGTTCAGCCGACACCTCGAAGGCGCAAAGCCCGACATGCTGTACACCTCGTTCGGCCCGCAGGGCGAGCACACCGCTTTGAACCTCGGGTTTAGCGGACTCCCCGAAGCCGTCGGGCTGTTCGTCGGCGTCCCGCTGCTGGCGATCGGCTTCCTGACGATGGTCTACGGCGAGGTCAAACACTACGGCCTGATGGGCATCCTCATCGGCGGCCTCGAAAGCTTCAGCGTGTTCGGCGACGTGCTCTCCTACCTCCGGATCGGCGCGGTGATCCTTGCGAAGGCAGGGATGGCGTTCGTCGTCAACCTGCTGTTCTTCGGGGTGTACGTCGTCGACGGCGAGTGGCACTTTGCGACGAGCCACGCGCCGTCGTACTACGCCGAACACGGCTACCACGGCCACGAGGTCACCGAGATCATGTTCGGCGGCCTGCTCCACGGCGGCATCGCCTCGGCGGTCGCCGGCGTGTTCATCCTCGTGATCGGCCACCTCGTCGTCCTGCTGCTGGGCGTCACCAGCGCCGGTCTGCAGGGGATCCGTCTCGAGTACGTCGAGTTCTTCGACAAGTTCTACGAGGGCGGCGGCCGCGTGTTCTCCCCGTTCGGCTACGACCGGGAGTACACCGCCGAGGACTGACTTCGACCGCCGGTCGTTTTTTGGCTGCTGTCGACGCGATAGCGACACCGTTCGTTGCGAGCTGTGGGCGGTGGTCGGTTTGACAGCGGGGAGGAGTGCGAAATTATACTGAGGCTGTCACTATTTCGCCGTCGTATCGAAAGTATAATGCCCGTCGAATCCCGTTTCCATGGGTTAGACTGCCGAAATCGGCCGTTTCGTTTGGGAAGCTTTATGAACTCTCTGGGGAGAAGTACGGACTGTCCGAAGCCACGAGGTACACAAATTATGATCGAATCCGCAGCAGACATCGCACCGGTAGTTGCGCAGGGTCTCGCAGACAGTGCTACAGTTCTTCAGGGCAACGAGTCCGCCGCTGGAGCCGCAGGAAACGGCGGCGGCCCCGCCATCGAGCAGGGCGCCGCAGCAGCACTCGGTATCGGCCTCGCCGCCATCGGCGCGGGCTACGCCGAGCGAGGTATCGGCGCGGCCGCAGTCGGCGCACTCGCCGAAGACTCCATCTCTACGGGTATCGGGATCGTTCTGACGGTCCTTCCCGAGACGCTGGTGATCTTCGCGCTGGTCGCGCTCTTCGTCTAAACCGCACCCCCCATTTCTTACAATGAGTCTGGATACAGTCGTTGAGGACATTCGAGACGAAGCCCGCGCGCGTGCGGAGGACATCCGCGAGGAGGGCGAAGCCCGCGCCGAGGAGATCGTCGCAGAAGCCGAAGCCGACGCCGAGGAGACCGTTGCCGAGGCCGAGGCTGAGGCGGAGCGACAGATCGAACAGGAGCGCGAACAGAAGCTCTCCAGCGCCAAGCTGGAGGCCAAGCAGAAGCGCCTCGAAGCTCGACGCGACACGCTCCAGTCGGTCCGAGAGACCGTCGAATCGGAGCTCGCCGACCTCAGCGGCGAGGAGCGCGAGGAGCTGACCCGCGCGCTGCTCGACGCCGCAGAGCCGGAGTTCGACGACGCCGACGACGTGGTCGTGTACGGTCGCGCCGACGACGAGGAGCTCCTGACCGAGATCCTCGAAGACTACGACGGGTTCGAGTACGGCGGCGAGTACGACTGTCTCGGCGGCGTCGTCGTCGAGAGCGAGTCGAGTCGTCTGCGAGTCAACAACACGTTCGACTCGGTGCTCGAAGACGTCTGGGAGGACAACCTGCGAGAGATCAGCTCGCGGCTCTTCGAACAATGAGCACGAGCCAGCACGGTGCCTCGAATCCGGAGTACGTGAACGCTCGCGTTCGCTCCCGGCGGCGGAAGCTGTTCGGCGACGAGGACTACCGCAAGCTGGTGCGGATGGGTCCCGGCGAGATCGCGCGGTTCATGGAAGAAAGCGAGTACGAGAGCGAGA encodes:
- a CDS encoding V-type ATP synthase subunit I; protein product: MLRPERMSKVSVAGSRAVMKPVIDAIHDLNLVHLSDYDGSWEGFDNGDPAAGAEAASEKLVTVRSLQSILGVEDEDAGPSRIVDDEALDEELAEIQSEVNELDDRRSELRDELREVDDRISSMAPFAELGIDLDLLGGYDTLDVRVGEGDEEALRAALADADSVDEFELFGGDGDVVAAFVYPADDAGEGALDDALVGVDFAELDVPDAEGSPEEYLEELRHRKQQLESKLDSIESELEEIKVDAAGFLLAAEEKLSIEVQQTEAPLQFATTERAFVAEGWVPTDRYDDLVAALDDAVGDRVEVEELERAEYTEDGHAAHTEEVDHDDAEDDAAAASTGDAEEEPPKAATDGGTATATAAGSSSAVTMADDPPVIQDNVKAAQPFEFLLEMINRPKYSELDPTLILLLTFPAFYGFMLGDLGYGLLYIGVGYLLYSRFEDDVFRSLGAIGMWAGGFTALFGVLYGEMFGMHFLGEIVFPSGSPPMHKGLQPAFSYYGQAWLVASLLLGLLHLTIGYVFGFINDLDHGVVESYLEHGSWATLMIGLWTWVFSRHLEGAKPDMLYTSFGPQGEHTALNLGFSGLPEAVGLFVGVPLLAIGFLTMVYGEVKHYGLMGILIGGLESFSVFGDVLSYLRIGAVILAKAGMAFVVNLLFFGVYVVDGEWHFATSHAPSYYAEHGYHGHEVTEIMFGGLLHGGIASAVAGVFILVIGHLVVLLLGVTSAGLQGIRLEYVEFFDKFYEGGGRVFSPFGYDREYTAED
- the ahaH gene encoding ATP synthase archaeal subunit H encodes the protein MPRPEVLDRIQTAEDEADEIVAEAEADRDDRIAEARERAEEIREQADAEARQLKDERLSEAREELSEEREEILEEGRQQRDQLAEKASGREDEVVEHVLEVFTEAVHAQT
- a CDS encoding electron transfer flavoprotein subunit beta/FixA family protein → MKILVTVKEVATVADDFEIEGTEIGEQYREYDLNEWDDYAIEAAVQLAEAGDDVEVVTATIGPERSEETIRMALAKGADRAIRVWDDALADAETLDVGSKAEILEGVVEAEEPDLVLTGVQAEDDAFGGTGVALAERVGYGWAAVVNNLDLEPGADVASVRRELEGGVEELTDVELPAVLTIQTGINEPRYASLRGIRQAQSKELDVQTLEDLDLGAAAADSSLAVTDMFVPETDSDAELFEGDAGESAAKLAGVLRDKGVSAE
- a CDS encoding electron transfer flavoprotein subunit alpha/FixB family protein — translated: MSDVLAVAEHRRGDLRDVSYELVTAGRALADQTGGDLHVAVIGGAVGEFAEKLDREGVDRVLTVPEGEEFNHDISLQAVEQLAADVDPAVVLAPNSVNGLDYAPAVASALGLPYVSDAIDLSIDGDTLRAEREMYGSKVATTCEVDATDGVVATIRGGEWPAAEGRGDAEIETFEVDIDDDAITSSVRGFEEVGGGDVDISEADVLVSVGRGIEEEENLDLVRDLADALDATLSSSRPIVDNGWLPKNRQVGQSGKVVTPDVYIAVGISGAVQHVAGMKGSDTIVAINNDPSAPIFDIADYGIVDDLFDVVPALIEEFQ
- a CDS encoding helix-turn-helix transcriptional regulator — translated: MRVRAALLIVPLLFALLVAPTAAASPGIPGSADGTSQLAGSTAIQSDGTNQTELRQVFRINLTADGDARWTATTRIHGIDTPDERESFNDLAREHEAGHAEAGYSTETFEPFVANASAATGREMSITDVNHSARLANETGYLSFSFTWTNFAQVEGENVVLGDAFQTETGTWLPRLEAGQRLVIAAPPGYAFDSWNFGTSPDGGVDSGTAAWTGPTSFDAGDIEATYVPTGDTGGPDPPGPDPSLGTAPLVGGGLLAVLLGLAVAWYASDLRREDVMAYVDSLADADGSSVAAGDGGEARSQASTDVDDADPTPSPADEAAPESGTTEAGGGRATAESASTAATASGAEQAVTDADDEDADQVDPELLSDEERVERLLQQNGGRMKQASIVTETGWSNAKVSQLLSAMDDDDRVDKLRIGRENLISLPDEDVTDGE
- a CDS encoding type IV pilin; this encodes MTRRGVAPVVGVALLVFVSVALAAVVAGGLAAVDADGPPAQAALAVDVDTEADEITVSHGGGSTLDPEAVSVSITVNGSALAQQPPVPFFSANGFVSGPTGPFNPAWSGDWGAGESASLRIAGTNAPGGIDPGATVDVVVRVDGQILAERSVAAE
- a CDS encoding DUF7096 domain-containing protein; protein product: MTRLRAVVFAALLVLSLPAASVAGPAAPAVPDTGDATPTAEPRLDALTISSSGSGVSWVTVGGDTSTSYAGASAGIGSSLGDADAELRAAFAATRIENSYGAAASDAGRQRIINQSVDDIKATIGELHEREQAAAQRYARGEITGAEFLSTIGRIHAEATALETRVNTVTELASDERARDIRLNGQLARFQTPMRADIAAALEGDRGPVEDIRIASNGSNVVMDRIVGSEYRRESVQYDSYVNDGPIRFESLLDVTDGMDVSERGAELYPWIYSNSRNDNSHRWYNSLMWVRIEHDRGTLQTFLDGTTRDVVLEYHELDVSDLETSPTVSNTANGIKVAAHRVPDGGPVRVNVTTPDGAALDANVTIDDHTVAVGDDGTEWIPARSGPVSVTATVGGDSVTVENKTATVTVR
- a CDS encoding V-type ATP synthase subunit E, which gives rise to MSLDTVVEDIRDEARARAEDIREEGEARAEEIVAEAEADAEETVAEAEAEAERQIEQEREQKLSSAKLEAKQKRLEARRDTLQSVRETVESELADLSGEEREELTRALLDAAEPEFDDADDVVVYGRADDEELLTEILEDYDGFEYGGEYDCLGGVVVESESSRLRVNNTFDSVLEDVWEDNLREISSRLFEQ
- a CDS encoding methyltransferase domain-containing protein, coding for MGVLENKRRARLFYKYLSQVYDRVNPFVWNERMRDEAIGMLDIDADDRVLDVGSGTGFATEGLLEHSDNVHGLDQSVHQMEKAWAKLGKHDPVQFARGDAERLPYQTDSFDVLWSSGSIEYWPNPVMALREFRRVVKPGGQVLIVGPNNPKSTIGQKVADAIMLFYDADEADRMFSRAGYEEIEHRLMGPSHKPDVAIVTVARVPE
- a CDS encoding FAD-dependent oxidoreductase, with the translated sequence MERTDVLVVGGGGTGTGIVRDLAMRGLDTTLVDRGGLGSGTTGRSHGLLHSGARYAEADATGARECIAENEILREIAGECIAETGGLFVQLDADDPAYFDAKRDACREHGIPAEELTPAEAQDEVPDLTDDVERALSVPDGVIYPSRLVAATAADARAHGARILPDAPVTDLLIEDDAVVGAAVDHEVGEIRADHVVNATGAWADQLGSMAGVDLDMKPTRGVMIGVEYSDLGPVLNRCRPPDDGDIVVPHGEQVVLGTTSVAVEDPDDYEQAEWEVERTVEECAAMLPSVADAEQTRTYWGVRPLYGPEEDELGDERGISRGFFVVDHADRDGLDGFTSVVGGKLTTHRLMAEAAVDHIAERLGVDAACRTAEEQLTAHDDPDRLDALVEEFDAAGPADADVVGRR